The Paenibacillus beijingensis nucleotide sequence GTTACATGAACGCCTTGCTGGGCTGCTTAAACCGCAGCTTCGCAAGGCGTTTTTTTTACCACAGATAGAATTTATAAATTTCGGAGTTGCGAAAATCAAATTCTATCTTGGCGATAAAACCTACCTTTAAACGCGGTCGCTCATCCCTGAGAGGCCTCGATAGAGGTTTTCTCATATTGACAGCAAAACTTTTGAGCTTGTTTAAGAAAGCGTCAGCTGAATAAAGCAATTTTTGTTAAACATCCTGCTGTTACGGTTATTATTTATAAATATTGCGGCTGTAACAAACTATATTTTACAAAAGGGCTGTATCCGGCTTTAACGGCATAAAATTCGAACAGGAGGCATTCTTCATGTCAGCATTTTTCCGAAGATCGGCAGTATCGGCAGCGGTAACGCTCGCGCTCGGCATTACATCGGCCATACCCGCAACTCAGGTGGCAGCAGAAAGTTCGTCCGTATGCCGGACGGACGACCACGGATTGTTTAACGGCAAACCGGCGGGTGACGGTTATTATCACTTCTCGGACGTCAATTTTTTGAGCAAATCGACAGGGCGTGCTGCCGGAAACGGCTTTTTGATCGGGACATCGGATGCGGGCTGCAGTTGGCAGAATATTTATAAAGGGACGTGGCAGTTCAGCCAGCTCGACTTTGTTTCCAATACAACCGGTTGGGCGTTAGCCAAGTCATCCGAGACGGGACCCAATGCGCTCATCTACACGAAGGATGGGGGTTCTCATTTCACAAAAATCCCGACCGGCGAGATGAATTTGGAACGAATTCATTTTACCGATTCCCGCAGCGGATTCGGGTATAGCCGTATTTATGCTTATCGTACGACGGACAGCGGCATAACATGGACGAAGATCGCAACGCCGCCAAACAACCGCTATGCACAATTTGCGGATTCAAAGAGCGGCTGGTCGCTTGTTGTGGTGCCGGGTACGGGCTATAAGCTGATGAAAACGACCGACGGCGGCAAATCTTGGACGACGAAGCTGACGGTCAAATCCGAAGAAATCAGCGGCGGCGCAGTCTATACCGATGGCAGTCGAGTGTGGGCGCTGTTTAACGGCGGGGTTGGGATGTCGCAGATGTCTTACTCGCTCTATGCTTCAACGGACAGCGGCGCCAGCTGGCGCAAAGTCATTAGCCAGGATACGTCCGGAGGAGGTCCCGCGCCGGGTGGAGCGAAAGGCGTTGCTGACGAAGGGCCGGCTTCTCCCGGCAGCCATCCGGGCAATATGCAGCTTCTGGATGGAGCGGCGATATTAGCAGGTTATTCCGGAGCGGCCGAGAAAGCGGGCGTCGGACGTTCCCTCGACGGCGGCAAAAGCTGGACTAATCTGTCTACCGTTCATGGATTTGAAAACAGGATCTCGTTTACAAGTCCGGACAGCGGCTGGATGGCTGTGACAAGTATAAGCGATTCGGCGGTCTATTCAACCCGGGACGGCGGTAGATCATGGACCAAAACGATCAGTTTGCCGAATCCCGACTAACCGGCTGGCTGCATGTTTAATCAGGAGAATCTTAAGTGAGAAAGAGAATGTCATATTGAGTGCCATGATGAGGGCAGTTCCGGCGATTGTGAGCTGGAAGCTGCCTTTCTCTTTTCCGGACGTTTTAAATGCGATAAGACTGTGAGAGATGTATAAAGTATGGTTGAAGAATTGATTTCATTTACATATAAATTAAGGAAATTTAAGGAACTTTTTATTTAAAAGAATGATATGATCGGAATAGAGGCGTCGTTGCCGGAACCGGGAAGAGTTTTTAATTTTTTTGCCGTTTCACCATTGCAAGTTTACAAGTCTTCGTTGTGCCTCATATCCCCAAGAAATAACAACATACCTGTTTCAATTGTAAGTTCTTCCCTCATATTACACAAATGCTCACAATAAAATATAATAAAATGAAATTAATTTCAATAAATGTAGTTCTAAAGTCTCATTTACGAATAAATAACGGATTATTTATAAAAAATTACCTCTCTTTTAACTTAATGTGAGATATAATGACAACGTACTATTAGAGAGAGGGTGGAAAAAAGAATGGTAGGAGTAAACCGGTTTTTGGCTTGGAAAAAAACGACAGCCAGCACGCTTGCCGTGACCGTAGTGGCCGCCCAGACATTATTGGGAGCGGGAGCCATACTGGTTCCGGGACAAGCGTCGGCGGAGGAGGCATCGGCACCGCTTAAAATTCGTATTATGGACACGACCGACGTCCATACGAACGTCATGGATTACGATTATTTCAAAAATGCGCCTTCACTAACAGTCGGTCTCGACAAAACCGCGACATTAGTCACTTATGCCCGGGAAGAGAACCCCAACTCGCTTTTGTTCGACAATGGCGATTTGCTGCAAGGCACGCCGCTCGGTACATATATGGCGAAAGTGGACAAGCTGGCTGATCCGGATTCCGTTCACCCGATGTACAAAGCAATGAACTTGATGAAGTACGATGCCGCAACGTTCGGCAATCATGAATTCAACTACGGATTGGATTTTCTCGACAAGGCGAAAGATAAAGCGCAATTCCCGTACGTGAACGCCAATATTTACAAAGATAACGGCGCTGACGGAGATTCCAGCAATGATACGGAAAATATGTATACACCTTATATTATCCTTAATAAAACATTTAAGGATGAAGCAGGTAACGACCAACAGGTTAAGGTTGGCGTCATCGGTCTCGTAACGCCGCAAATTATGGAATGGGACAAAGTGAATCTGCTGGGGAAAGTGACAACGAAAGACATTGCGGAGACGGCCGCCCAATTCGTACCGAAGATAAAAGATGAGGGAGCAGACATTGTCGTCGCTTTGGCGCATACGGGCTTTGACGCCGGCGCCGTTTCGGGCGACATGTCGGAGAACGCAGTTAATGCGCTGAGCAAAGTGCCCGGTATTGATGCAATCGCGTTTTCTCATACACATAAAGTATTTCCGACCGTAGACGACAAATCTTTGGATGGGTCGTTTAAAGGAAGCGATGGTAAACTTCTTTCCGTCATCGATAATGTGTATGGCCGTATCAACAACGTTCCTGCTGTCCAAGCCGGATACGGTGGCTCCAACTTAGGCATCATCGATTTGACATTAGAGAAGAACAGCGAAAACAAGTGGACCGTTAAAGGTTCGAAGTCCTCTACATTGGCTATTTATGACAAGATTACAAAGACTTCGCTTGCCGATCCCGATCCGGCCATCGCAGCTGCAGTACAGGCCGAGCATGCGGCAACAATTGCCTACACCGGTCAGGAACTTGGTCAGACGACTGCGCCGATCAACAGTTATTTTGCGATGGTACAGGACGACCCGTCCATTCAAATCGTGACAAACGCGCAGAAGTGGTATGTGGAAAAATACATTCAAGAGAAACTGCCGCAATACAAGGACCTTCCGGTTCTTAGTGTCGGTGCTCCATTCAAAGCGGGACGCAACGGTCCTTCCGAATATACCGATATTGCAGCAGGACCGCTGACGATCCGCAGCGCAAGCGATTTGTACCTTTACGACAACACGTTGAAAGCAATTAAACTGAAAGGTTCAACCGTCAAGGAATGGCTTGAAATGTCCGCGGGAGCTTTTAATCAAATCGATCCGGCAATAACGGACGAACAGCCGCTCCTTAATTCAAAGTTCGCAGTATATAACTTTGATGTAATCGACGGGGTCACGTACCAAATTGACGTTACGAAGAAGGCAAAATATAACACGGATGGAACAATTAACGATGCAGGTTCCAGCCGGATTGTAAACCTTAAATACAATGGCCAGCCGGTTGATCCGAATCAGGACTTCATCGTTGTAACGAACAATTACCGGGCCGGCGGCGGAGGTAACTTCCCGGGCGTAAAAGGGTCCGAGCTTGTCGTTGATTCTCAGGATGAAAACCGTCAAGTACTGATGGATTTCATTGCGGAAGAGAAGTCGATCAATCCTTCGGCCGATGGAAACTGGTCTATTGCTCCTGTTCAGGGCAGCAACGTAAACGTCACATTTACAAGTGCTCCGGAAGCGGAGAAATACACGGCAGGTACGAACGGGAAAATCACGTTTACCGGGAAGTTCAACGATTTGAACTTTGGCATTTTCAATATTGATCTGAATCGTTCAGACATGGACAATTCGATCGACGTTCACATCCTTGGTATTAACGATTTCCACGGCCAGCTCGATACAACTTCCATTGTGGGGGGCAAACCGGTCGGAACGGCGGCAACGCTGGCTGCATATTTGAAATCGCTGCGTGCGGCATATCCATATTCTCTGCTTGTTCATAACGGAGATTCCGTCGGTGCTACGGCGCCGGTGTCGTCGCTGGAACGTGATGAGCCGACACTGGAATGGATGAACATGATGAAATTCGACGTTGGCACGCTCGGCAACCACGAGTTTGACCAAGGCGTGGCAGCGTTGAAAGCACAGCTTTACGGCGGAAAAGATCCGAAAAATGAGGCAATCGTTCATAAGGGAGTAGACTTCCCTTACGTCAATGCTAACGTCGTCGACGAGAAAACGAACGAGCCGATTATCGAGCCTTATGTCATTAAAGAAATCGGCGGCGTTAAAATCGGCTTTATCGGCGTCGTCACGATGGCTACCGTTACAAAGGTATCGCCGGAAGGTCTGAAAGGCGTGAAGCTGGTAGAGCAGGCGCCTGTCGTCAACAAAGCGGTCGAAGAACTGAAAGCGAAAGGCGTAAAAACGATTGTCGTACTGGCGCACGATCCGGCCACGACAAGAGGGGATGCAACGACCGGCGAAGCTGCCGATCTTGCCAAAGCGATCGATCCGGAAGTCGATGTGGTGCTTGCCGGAGACAATCACGCGATGGCTAACGGCATCGTGAACGGAAAGCTTGTTGTTCAGGCTTACTCCTACGGAACGGCGTTTGAAGACGTCAAGCTAACGATCGATAAAACGACAGGTGACGTTATAAGCAAATCGGCCGTCGTAACGACAACTTTCCAAGACGGCGTAACGCCGGATGCCGAATCGGTGGCGCTTGTAAACAAATATTTGGACAAGCATCCCGAGCTGAAACAACCGGTCGGCACAACGGACGGAACGATTACCAGAAAGGATGCTTACATCCAGGAATCTTCGCTCGGCAACCTTATTGCCGATGCGATGAGAACCGCATTCCCGGGATCGGACTTTGCGTTCATGAATCCGGGCGGAATTCGTGCCGATCTTCCAACGGGCA carries:
- a CDS encoding WD40/YVTN/BNR-like repeat-containing protein, encoding MSAFFRRSAVSAAVTLALGITSAIPATQVAAESSSVCRTDDHGLFNGKPAGDGYYHFSDVNFLSKSTGRAAGNGFLIGTSDAGCSWQNIYKGTWQFSQLDFVSNTTGWALAKSSETGPNALIYTKDGGSHFTKIPTGEMNLERIHFTDSRSGFGYSRIYAYRTTDSGITWTKIATPPNNRYAQFADSKSGWSLVVVPGTGYKLMKTTDGGKSWTTKLTVKSEEISGGAVYTDGSRVWALFNGGVGMSQMSYSLYASTDSGASWRKVISQDTSGGGPAPGGAKGVADEGPASPGSHPGNMQLLDGAAILAGYSGAAEKAGVGRSLDGGKSWTNLSTVHGFENRISFTSPDSGWMAVTSISDSAVYSTRDGGRSWTKTISLPNPD
- a CDS encoding bifunctional 2',3'-cyclic-nucleotide 2'-phosphodiesterase/3'-nucleotidase, which encodes MVGVNRFLAWKKTTASTLAVTVVAAQTLLGAGAILVPGQASAEEASAPLKIRIMDTTDVHTNVMDYDYFKNAPSLTVGLDKTATLVTYAREENPNSLLFDNGDLLQGTPLGTYMAKVDKLADPDSVHPMYKAMNLMKYDAATFGNHEFNYGLDFLDKAKDKAQFPYVNANIYKDNGADGDSSNDTENMYTPYIILNKTFKDEAGNDQQVKVGVIGLVTPQIMEWDKVNLLGKVTTKDIAETAAQFVPKIKDEGADIVVALAHTGFDAGAVSGDMSENAVNALSKVPGIDAIAFSHTHKVFPTVDDKSLDGSFKGSDGKLLSVIDNVYGRINNVPAVQAGYGGSNLGIIDLTLEKNSENKWTVKGSKSSTLAIYDKITKTSLADPDPAIAAAVQAEHAATIAYTGQELGQTTAPINSYFAMVQDDPSIQIVTNAQKWYVEKYIQEKLPQYKDLPVLSVGAPFKAGRNGPSEYTDIAAGPLTIRSASDLYLYDNTLKAIKLKGSTVKEWLEMSAGAFNQIDPAITDEQPLLNSKFAVYNFDVIDGVTYQIDVTKKAKYNTDGTINDAGSSRIVNLKYNGQPVDPNQDFIVVTNNYRAGGGGNFPGVKGSELVVDSQDENRQVLMDFIAEEKSINPSADGNWSIAPVQGSNVNVTFTSAPEAEKYTAGTNGKITFTGKFNDLNFGIFNIDLNRSDMDNSIDVHILGINDFHGQLDTTSIVGGKPVGTAATLAAYLKSLRAAYPYSLLVHNGDSVGATAPVSSLERDEPTLEWMNMMKFDVGTLGNHEFDQGVAALKAQLYGGKDPKNEAIVHKGVDFPYVNANVVDEKTNEPIIEPYVIKEIGGVKIGFIGVVTMATVTKVSPEGLKGVKLVEQAPVVNKAVEELKAKGVKTIVVLAHDPATTRGDATTGEAADLAKAIDPEVDVVLAGDNHAMANGIVNGKLVVQAYSYGTAFEDVKLTIDKTTGDVISKSAVVTTTFQDGVTPDAESVALVNKYLDKHPELKQPVGTTDGTITRKDAYIQESSLGNLIADAMRTAFPGSDFAFMNPGGIRADLPTGNVTFGDLAKIQPFGNTLVKLTLTGKQIRTLLQQQWGTKADGTPDTKTLQISGLKYTAYMKSPVNDRVDALTKSDGTPIYDDQYYTAVVNNFMAAGGDNYKVLTEAKEAVVGPNDLDVFYDYIKNTFKGGKITAPIEGRITNKDEEKPAPSSTYTPSAPTVPVTPPAGAVFSEKDIPKPVDGVVTLDVKFPQGANDGSISLPRSISDLVGKGGKLKLNIGSVTVAVPASVLAKAAELAPADKATGSILTFTTAGLAADAVSKLTTAASTSNVAVKGAGAVTQLALSVNAADGTVIGNVYSFGEPLSVSVKLDSFADAKLAGIYRIGDKGELTYIKAKLNDGILTASVTEPGTYGALTYDKTYRDVSASHWAYQIIKELTAKHLVQGMTANNFSPQKPVTRAEFVNMLVNEFGLKASSSPAPFTDVQAGSWYSSAVNAAYSSGLILGSGTGSFNPNEVLTREQMAVMLHRIPALASGKSGLPGFKDAGGISSWAKASVDVIAGAGIMQGRGAELFAPKAVTTRAEAVKVLANLLVTADNGGGFTISAN